The Denticeps clupeoides chromosome 4, fDenClu1.1, whole genome shotgun sequence genome segment aaaataaacaggtatGATTTTGTAGCATCAccctaataaaaatgttattttagttTCTCAATTGATTCACTTGGTTCCAGACCACCATTTGGTGAACAACCAAACGATGGGGCAACTAAGGGCAGGGAAGGTACCCAGGTCACAGGGTCAAGAGGGACATCTATGACTTTTTATGGAACTGtcaactaattaaaaaaaatcatgaatgaCCTATTTTGCAATTAATAAATCACATGAATATGTGCATGCATAAGAAGGATATAAATCGGTATAAAGGCTCCTTTACTATCCGTCTCCTTCTTAAATCAGGGATTATCCATAACTAGTATTAATTTctactttttaattattcattaacaGATGTTtgattgttgttattattataatagtaataataataagaagaagaattattattattattatttcactcTTTAATTGTTCTAATACCACCACAGCTCCATGACAGAACAACAGAAGCACCAGACAAGGATGACCAAGCTAATGAGGGACCGTCGGACATTAGGGGACCTCATAAGTTTCCAGGAAGCCATAACAGAACAAGAGGACCTACTGAGCTTCCAGGAAGCCCTAACAGAACTGCATCAAGCTCAGAggtacatttttcaaaaatcttTTCATGACAGACAAGCCTGTTTGCCATGCAACATTAGATTTGATGTACAGTTTAcacaatttaataaatacaataatcaATAACCAACATAATATAGTGTTTAATATATCGTTTTCCTATGTTATTAATTTAACAGGAATTTGAGCATCACCATGGGCCCAAGGTCAAGGATCAATGGGATGAATTAGGACCACAGAGAATCAGTAGTTCCAATCAAAAGAACCAGATTTTCAAGGTACAGCAAGTAGAATGCAAACTTCAAGCAGATTCCTCAAGATATTTAAAGAATTCACAAAAATGCATTGATTATTTCACAGAAGCCCAATGGTGCAGATGGCAAAGGTCCTTTGGAATTTCTTCCAGAGAAGTTTCAAAATGAGGTATGTTCCTACAGACTCTGTGCATTAAAACAATACAACTGCTAAAGACAATGGCAATAATTATGCACCATGTAAGGCTGCAAAAGTGCAAGAATCAGTTGTGCAGAATCAGTTTGCAAGTATATACCTGTTTTACAACAACAGCATCCTATAGCCAAAGGCAATTGTTTTATAAATGCTGCATATGACTTTATGATGACTATGCTGGTTTTTGGTATGTTTTTGTTGAAACTTGaaatgcttttatttcattatttttttcagattcgGGAGTTCATTCCACTAATTTGGGTATGTTTTATTACATACATAATACTAAAGAACAAAGTTAAATTTaactcaaataaaataataaaaaaattcattccTTTCTTGTATACTTGACCCTTTTCACAGGGTGATAATGTAACGGTTGAGGTTAGTGGGAAAATATCATTAATAATATGATTGTAACCATTGataaatttaattacaaataaatatatttatgttctttttagaATATCACCCGCTTGCATCTGAAGGAGGTAAAGCAAAAATGTtgtcactttaatttttttaattttgctgaATCATGATcacacaataatttttttacaattatgtaTTCCACAGGgtgaaaacatttttctgcttccattGGTGGGTACCATTATGAgacaatgatcattttaatctaTTATGTGGCCAGTTTCATACAGAGCTTATCTTCTTGCCTTTATTGTTTATCTCATATTTTagaacaaaataatattttcatgaCAGACAATTAATTTATATGTAGAGACTCAATTCATAAAAACGATTTCAAAATAttgtgtttaatatattttaggATGCAATGCAGCCACCCCCACCAAAGGTACTTTTTTAGCACCATTTTAGTTGACTTTGTGACTTATCAAGAGACTTCAACGCAGTTCACATGTAAGCACTAATGGCCCtgatatatattgtgtgtattatAGCGGGGAAACAGAGCTCCTGAGGAGATGGTAAGAAACATTTATTCTAATTTGCTGCACTGATTTTGTTGAGCCAGATCTAAACAGTCCTCTTCATTCGTATCAGTACTGGCTTCCAAACCGAGGCgctcaggtaaaaaaaaaaaattaaaacatatctTACAATagacaaaaatgttatttaaaaacaaataatttaattgattttattttcagCCTTACATGAACTTGATTTTCAACCCAAGCGCCACGGTAAATTGTATAAAATTGTCTGCCACTGTAAAAGTTTGCACATATTTTTCCATTCCACACAAAATGCTGCATTAATGTTTTCTGTTAAATTTCCTTATAGCAAAAGATATCATTTCAATATGGTGTTGCAATGCCTGTGAGTACTTTTATCAGCGAGCATTTGTTATCTGTGAACAATtcatagttctttttttttgtgtatgataCAAGATCTTTTCTTTTACTCTATTTTTCTAGCTTCCATCATTTCTGATGGTAAGTATAACTTTCCATTCTCCATAAAGCAATATCTAATCCCGTACCATTTGAATACAGTTTTTATATGGGCTTGTGTGTCTTTAATTAACTCTAGGCTGATTCAGATGAAAGTGGTGAGCAGTGATGGGGTGAGTTCTACACCTCACACAGATTTACTCAAACACATATCAGTCATTATTaaatttcacttttcacctcATATCAGTGTCAGTATCTGAGTAGAGAGTGGTCCACGCCCAAAAATATCCAACCAGTGTTTGTACTGTGGTCAGACAAtgatatacattttatatctgCTGGGTAGATGTTTCCAGTAAGATGACCATTGAATATCATATTtgataatgtctttttttatcattggCAGGTCCTGAAGCATTGATCATCCAAAGACATTAATTACAAATAGAAGTAGATAGATTATAATGTAGATTATAATGTATTCCTGTAGCTTTGCATGCAGTATTTAAACTGTTTACTCAGTGTAGTCTGGTTTGTTTTGGTGGTAGGAATTCTCACATTATTATACTGTTGTATTATTAACtgctctataaataataaagcaTGTATTGTGTTACTCGGTGGAAATAAATTCAATGGATATAAAATGCATTCAAAGCCACtgttttattgtctttatttctttaaaaaaaaaatgatgataagTATGTCTGTATTCATTGTGTATGTAGGCAGCAAGTTATCTTCGGAAGCCCAAAATCTGTGGAATATCCCAGTACCTGTGAAGTCATATAAATGTTTAACAAACAACCAATgaagaactgtttttttttttaagtttagcatAGACTTACCACTTTGGGCATTGTCTCACACTCTGTCTATGGCATGAAGGAAAAACTAGGATACCCCTGTAATTACAATGGTACTAATTGAGATTATGAACCTTTAACATTAGCACAATACAGCCTCTTCTTCAGATTAATAATTGAGGGGAAATAagcacacattttacacaaagaATATCATGTTCTGAGTCTGTGGAGGATTATTTATTAATGCCACTGTGATTTATTAATGTCACATGATGCAGTTCTAGAAACCCAGTTTTGTCTGAGATAATTTTGGGGGTCATCCACAAGCCTTAATGCAATAACTAAGAtagcttactaccattgtgtccctgagcaagacgcttaactctgagttgctacagggggactgattgtaagtcactctagataagcaagtaaatgtaaatggctgtAAAACGATCCCTGTTTGCAGCTGCATAACAAAGAGCGATAAACTGTTGGCAGGGGCGATCTTTACCTCTTCAATGGCAGCTCCAGCCGTGTCTCCTCGATTATCAGGAGGTGGGCTCATGGTCCACACATCTCTGGCCTGGTTCTACAAGTGAATTCAGCTGTCAGTGTGAGAAATTGCCCCCTGCTAGTCACACACTGTTGTGACAGAagttacagcagcagcagcagcatcaagGCCTCACCTGCATTGGCGTCTGTGACCCCTGGGTGGCCCTCTCCATGTTCTGTTGGGCAGTGTTTTGATTAGGTGGCATCACCATAGGTGGCTTTTGCTGGGGATAGTTCATGAAGTACGGGAAGCCCTGCACAAGGTGTGAAGCGATGAACTGAGGACCTGCATCTCTGCAGCATCTGTGCACTCTGAAGCAGTTTGAATGGCAATATGCACGACAATGACTAATTGTTTTGGTTACTATAATGTTACCTGTGGCCCTTGATTTTGAGGAACTTGCATTGGAAGATTGTACTAAGAAACAGGATACAGTGATAATTATAAAATAGGGCAAATCTATTGAAAATCAACGTGCTGGACTCCAAATTACAGTTGAGTGGCTTGTACCTACCAAGGCTGGGTTTATTGGGGCTATTGGAGCATTTGGATTCATGGGGAAAATCTCCTGTTGGGGGAAAAGGAAAGGGTTCCCAGGCAACTGAGGGTTAAAGTTCACGATCTGTGAAAAATAAGTAGCCGTGTCAAGGTTGGATTCAATAGGTAATGTGttgaacataaatatatttcctTGTGCGCTAAGTGCTCTCTAGAGCATTGCACTTACTTGTGGCTGACCAAAGGCAACATTGGGAAGGGTCAGAATGTTTGGACGAATGACCTACAGGGATTTGGAAACAGAGATTGTTACAGTGTGcgaacagaaagaaaagaactgGAAATTAAATAAgtgacagtaataataatattattttcaaGAACAGAACTGAAGTGCAGACCCCTTGCTTGTTACCTCGGTACTGGTACTTGTAAAAACTCCAAGACCAGGTCGAAAAATCTGcaaaacattattatataatCAAGCAACATCCTTTTTTAAAACGTACTAAAAAATACTAATTAATAACACTCACTGGTATGGCATTGCATACACAAAAGAAAGAAGCCAAGGTAGATACAGCTCTGAGACCCATGGTGTTTGCCTGTGAAAGGAATGAGAGGTACTTAAACCCCCTTGCATTTAATAAACTCATAATTAATGCAGCAATAGACATAATAAATAACATCATAAATTATAAAACATGGTCTTACCTTACTGCTGTAGTTCTATGAGGATATTTCTCTTCTGCTTGATCTGTCTCCTCATATAGAGTGTTGCTGACTGAGACTCATCTTGGCCTTTTAAAGCCTTTGGTTTGCCCAGTCATACCTCAATCAGCCTGTGGTCGAAACGACTGTAGAATCCACTTTCGTAAGCCCACCCAAGCATCTGAGCATAGGTCatcacgcacaaacacagattaCAATGTATTTTGCTCATGTCTGTGTTAGCGTCACCAAATCCTTGGTGTACTTAAAGCTAGCAATTacagtgctgtgtgtggtgTATATGTATCGCTGTGTGTAATATGGAAGGTACAGGTAGAAGgtacaaataatattttatataattatattttatttttatattattatattgctCTAAACTAGGGGCACTGGTGgcttaaggaagtggccccgtaatcaaaaggttgctgttttaaatcccgatccgccaaggtgccactgaataaagcactgtccccacacactgctccccgggcgcctgtcatggctgcccactgctcactaagggtgatggttaaaagcagaggacacatttcattgtgtaccaTTGTGAAGGGAAAATGTatagctgtgctgcagtgttttaaaaaagtaaagtgaagtgattgtcacacgtaatacacagcagaacagcacacagtgcacacagtgaaatttgtcctctgtatttaacccatcaccctgagtgagcagtgggcagccatgcccggggagcagtgtgtggggacggtgcttttgctcagtggcacctcagtggtaccttggcagaccgggattcgaaccagcaaccttctgattacggggccgcttccttaaccactaggccaccactgccccacaatgacaatcacttcactttcactttcaatcaatCCTGGCAGAGAATACTCATGAGAAAGCAATGAGAAAACCTTTTTGGATGTTGTCCCGCAATTAAAGTGTTTAATAGCTCTGAGGAGGGGCATTTTAAAAGTGAGGATAATGTGCGTGCAGATGATGAAGCATTATGAAGAATCAAACTGAGTGAGAATAAACACttttataaatacaaatataactCTATCCTTAGAATCCTTTTTAATTACTTACACAGTGCATTgctcatatatacacactagaTGGCAATCTGATTCAAAAATGTGTCAGAAATGTGACTTcgctgaatatttatttaaaggtaCTTAATTCTCTAAACATAATTCTTGATATAacttatatttaatttatttacgtTTATTTAGGGCCATTTCAAACATGTCATTTTAGACATATTGTTTATTGTACAGTTTATTGGACTGATTATGCAACTttgattaaatgaataaaaga includes the following:
- the LOC114788644 gene encoding alpha/beta-gliadin A-V-like; translated protein: MGLRAVSTLASFFCVCNAIPIFRPGLGVFTSTSTEVIRPNILTLPNVAFGQPQIVNFNPQLPGNPFLFPQQEIFPMNPNAPIAPINPALYNLPMQVPQNQGPQGFPYFMNYPQQKPPMVMPPNQNTAQQNMERATQGSQTPMQNQARDVWTMSPPPDNRGDTAGAAIEEGYPSFSFMP